Below is a genomic region from Deinococcus sp. Leaf326.
ACGCCTGGGAGGGCCGGTATGGAGGGAAGCGGCGCAGGCGAAGTGGGCGCAGCAGCGGACGCCCCCGGCTCCCCTGGAAGACGCAGGGTCTGTCCGACCTCTAGGGTGGTGGTGGTCAGGCTGTTGAGCCGCATGAGTTCTGCCACGGTCGTGCCGGAGGTCCGCGCGAGGCTGAAGAGGGTGTCGCCCGTTTTCACGGTGTACGCGCCAGCCACGTTGGTGAGCAGGGCGGCGGTGAGGAGCAAGGTGCGGTGCAGCGGCGTTAGGGTCATAGGGGCCTCATCGGGCATTACAGATTCTTTTTGAAGAACGCCACGGAACGCTCGAGGGCGGTCTTCAGGTTGCGGCTGAGATCGTGGTTGTCATTGGTGTACGTGTAGAAGGTCACGGGTTGCCCAGCGGCCTTGAGCCCATTGGCGAGTGCCTGCGAGAGGCTATAGGGCACGTGCGTGTCCCCGGTGGCGTGGTGCAGCTGAAGGGGGCGGCCTCTGAGGTCGGCCAGGGAGGCGTTCGGGGAGATAGCCTGGTATGCAGCCGGGTTGCGCTCGGGGCGGCCGAGGTCGGCGAGCAGTTGGGCGCGCGAATCGTTCGGGTCGCTGCGGCCCCATTGAGGGAGCGCGTTGAAGAGCAGTTCGTAGGGGCCGACCACGCCGGCCCAGATCACGCCGGCCTTGATGTCGGGGCTCACCACCATGGCCCGCAGGGTAATGTGGCCGCCCATGGAGTGGCCCCACATGCCTAGGCGCGCCCGGTTGACGCTGGGAAGGGTGTGGAGGGAGGACACGGCATTCAGGACATCGGTGGTGTATTCGGGTGACCAGTAGGAGGTGCCGGTCGGTCGGCCCTGGGAGCGGCCGTGTCCACGGTAGTCGGGCTTGAGGACCACGAAGCCCGCACGGGCGAAGGCGTCCACGTACGCGACGTAGCGCTCGGTGGTGCGGTACAGGTTGGGGGGGATATAGCCGTGATTGAACACGATGGCGGGCCAGCCACCTTTGGGGGGTATACCGTTCGGGACGGTAAGGAGGGCGTGGATGCGCAGGCCGTCGGACTGGTAGGACACGACGCGCCGGGTGTAGTTCACGCCGGGACTCAGGGTCTGCTGGGTGGTGAGGGTGCTGCCGGGGTACGTTCGGGCGCGCATGCGCTCGATGGACAGGGGATGATCGGTGCCCTGGGCGGCGGTCATCGGGCCGAGCAGGGCCAGCAGCAGGGCAGAGCGGATGTGAAGCATAGGGACCTCCGGGCAGAAGGGGTGGACGTTGGCGTCGGCCCAAGGTAGGTGTGCCCTGTAAAGCTCGTGTAAAGCCAACGTTCCGGGTTTCGGCTTTACACGAGCTTTACAGGGCTGACGTAAGTTCCGGGAGATCAAGGTGACGAACAAGAGAAGGACGGACCATACCGCCACTGACGCGGACCACACCTCACCTCCCCCGACTGGGATGCCCGGCTGGGTGAAGGGGTTCCTCTGGGTGGGGGTGGCGCTGTTGCTCCTGGTCCTGGTGCTGAAGGTGTTCGGGGGTGGACAGCATGGGCCGGGTCGGCACCTGCCGGCGGGGACCGTGGTGTCTGGATTACTTCTGCGGGATAGATGATGGGGGGTCCAGGGTGGAGGAAGCTGGGATTGACTGTGCATGTGGCGGCCTCGGTGGGGTGGCTGGGTGCGGTGGTCGCGTATCTGGGTTTGGTGTGGGCGGGGTTGGACAGCAGTGACCCGCAGGCGGTGCGCTCGGCGTGGTGGGGGTTGGATCAGCTGACGCGGGTGCTGGCGCCGTTGAGTGTGGCCGCGCTGGTGAGTGGGGTGGTACAGGGACTCATCACGCCATGGGGGTTGGTCTGGCACTACTGGGTGATGGTCAAGCTCGTGCTCACGGCCATGGCGACCACCGTGCTGCTCTTGACCCTGCCGGAGGTGCGGGCCTGGGCGCAGTGGGCGGCCGGTGACCAAGTCCCCCCGGATCTGCACGGGCAGATAGTGCATCCCGTTGCTGGCCTGGTGGTGCTGCTGGTGATTCTGGCGCTATCGGTGTACAAGCCGCGGGGCTTGACGCCATATGGGGGGCGACGACGAGAGGTGCGCCTCGCCCGGGTCGACGAGAGGAATAACCCATGATCTGACACTGATGCGTCAGCGTTGATCATGTCGAAGCAGCAAAACGCTTGACTCTGATTGGATAGTACATATAAGCTGAGTTAGAAGATATGCTTTTCCAGCCGAAGAATGATCATCTGCTCTTCGCCTATTTTGGAATCAGCCTGCAGACCAGGAAGCGCTCTGTACAGAGTGAATTGAGAGCTACGTTGGCGCTGCGTAAACGCGTGGGACGCATTCTCGGTGGCACCACCAACTCCGCAGATAAGGATGTGCTCTTCCGAATTGCGGGCGACGAGCGCTATCCAGATATTGCTTCCATTCCTGACTTTGATACCAATCCCCGGTGGGCTATTTACCGAGTGGATTGCTTGAGTATGCGGAATAATCTAGTTCTGGAGCTGCGGCGCCACCTTGCCTATCTTGATCCGGAAACAGGGGAGTGGGATGCCCTTACTCATTTCTGGCAACGGGCATCACATGACTTGTACGGTCGACAGCAACCCTCTGATTCGGCCTACGCAGGCTATTACGCAGAGTGGCAGCAGCTTGTTCCAGCAGAGCGAAGGGCAGATCTCATTGCATTCAATATTGTTCCACTTAGCCGCGTGTTGGGAATAGATGAGGAGGGGGATATTGGACATCCTCTCCCTATACTCTACATAGAGTCTACTCCAAACGGTAAGATTCTTGATCCAACCAAGGAGATTTATAGTATCGAACATACTTTATTTTACGGCCATACGGCTGATTATATTCCAAGCAAAGAGAAACGCGTAAAATTCTTTGAAGAGAATAGATTAGAAGAAAAAAAGTAAAGTATCAGCAATAAAAAGTAATTGATGTCTAGATCTTCCGGCTGCCATTTCAGCCTGGGCTGCCAGATGATGAGCACGAGGGTCAGGAGGAAGATCAGTGCAGCGAGCAGCGTGACTTACTTAGTCTCGACCGCGGGACTCTCCTCGTAGGTGGGCGGGACGTCACGGTCTTCTTTGAGGGCCTGGACAAAAGCATCGAACTGGATCTTGAGTTGGTCGCGGACGGTCCGCCAGCGGTCGAGGCTGCCGCCACTCGGATCGACGAAGGGATAGTGCCGCCGGAGGGTGTGGCTGGGGTAGATGGGGCAGGCTTCGGCGGCGCTGTCGCAGACTGTGATGACGTAGTCGAAGTTCTGCGCATCGGGGACATCGTGGAGGGTTTTGCTGGTGTGGGCGGAGAGATCCAACCCCAGTTCATTCATGACGGTGATGGCATCGGGCTTGACCCGGGTAGCTTCTGTGCCGGCGGAGTGAACGTCCAGGTCGATGCCCAGGCGACGGGCGGCGTCACGCGTGAGGGCTTCGGCCATCTGGGAGCGGGCGGAGTTGTGGGTACAGAGAATCAGGACGCGCGGCATGCGCGCAAGCTAACACACCGATTTAGATTGATGTGTCAGGGGTGGGAGCTCGGGGAAAAGATCAAGTAGCAATTGACCCCCGAGGCGGAAGAAGGGCTCCCGGCTCAGGGCGTAATACATGTTCTTGCCGCGCTGCTCGGACGTCACCAGACCCGCTTCTTTAAGGATATTGAGGTGGTAGGAAACCTTTGACTGGGGCAGATTTAGGAGGGCTTCTAGGTCGCAGACGCAGTGCTCGCCCTGAGCGAGATGGCGGACGAGGTCGTAGCGCGTGTCTTGCGCGAGCGCCTTGAGCTGGTCGAGGACGGAGGGCGCGGTCAGCGTGATCACCCATCTAGTCTAGTCGTTACCTTCTATCTGTGCGCCTGACTGTGCGCCCGATGAGCTCGGACACGGATCAATTTTTTAGTTTGCTGATCTCCATTCAGAAGGACCGCATCATGAGGAACTCTTTCGCTGATACGGCTCCACACACGAGCTCCTGGCAATCTCAACTGGGTCCACGACCCTAATTCCCACTGACTGTAATGAGGGTATTCGGGCCATCCGGCACTGCGGTGTAATACAGTTCTGCCGGCGCTACGCGGCCCATGAAGACCGAGTAATGCTGTGGTCCACTGGTTTCATCTTCCAGCAGGACGTACCCGGCGCGCTTGAGCGGCCCCATCAATACCTGAGGTTGCCACCCCAGGGCCACATACTGCTCTACGCGAGACAGCCCATCCTGCACTTCCTGCCGGTATGTCCTAGATGTGGGGCAGCGCGGCTCCAACCCTTCCGGCAAGGGCATGAGCCCATTCCAGAGCGTGCCCGGCTGCCGGATGCAATACAGCACGTCCGGCATAGGCCGCCAGGTCAAGGCGGCTATGCCCAACCCCAGCACCAAAGCGACCACACTCCAGACCCGCCACTTACTCCCGAGCATGGTCAAGGGCATTGGCGATCAACGTCGTCACATGCTGATCCAGCAACCGGTAATACACGGCCCGGCCCTCCTTCCGTGAGGTGACGACCCGGCCTGTTCGCAGCAAGCGCAACTGGTGACTGGTGGCGCTCTCGCTCAGCCGAATCACGGCCGCCAGGTCGCACACGCAGAGTTCACCTTGGGTCAGAGCGCTCAGGATCTTCAGCCGATGGGCATCCCCCATGAGTTTCAGTAGGATCGTCGCGCGCGCAACGGAGGTCTCGTCCGGCAGGGCCGCCCGTGCTGCAGCGACCGCCTGCGGATGGACGCACCTCGTCTCACAGGTATCCTCAGCGCAAACGGCGGCCATCCCCGCATTGTATCGAGTGATCCCTACCGTCACTCCAGCACCCCCTGAACGTCCTGCGCGACCCGCTGCGGATTCGTCGTCAACTGCAGGTAATCCCACACCACACGCCGGTTCCCAGCACGATCCACGAGATACGTGCCCGTCGTGTGATTCACCTGATACTCCCCATCCTTCTCGTCCACATACTCATAGCCCACGCCCCACCCGGCGGCCGCCTCGCGCAACTGGGCCTCCGGGATGATCAATCCCCGAGCGCTCGCGTTGAAGTACTTCACGTACTTCTTCATCAGCGCTGGCGTATCCCTTCTTGGATCCACAGAAACCAGCAACGTTACGAACTGTTCCCGTTGTTGCTCCGGCAGCGCCTGGCGCACCCGTTCCAGCGCTGCCAGGGTCGCTGGACAGTAGTTGGGGCAATGTAGAAACCCGAAGAACACGGCGACCGTCTTGCCTTTCAGATCCGCCAACGCAAGGGGCTGTCCGTCCTCCCCTGTCCCCCGCAGGTCGAGTGCCGCTGTCCCAGCGGGGTACGTACTGCCATACAGCGAGACGGGAGGGTTCAGTTGGTGGTACAGCAGCAGTCCAGCGAGCCCCACACTGACGACGCTCGCCGCCAAAGCCACCCCGCGTGTCCAGCGCCGCCGGGATGGGCGATTTATGCCGGTGACGACCACGCCGCCCGACCCGTCAGCCATGGTTCATCTCTCCCATGTCGGCCGGCTCGGCTGGGGTGGCGGGTGGGACGACGTTCCGGGCCGTCAGGAGCATGTCGATCGCGCGCACTTCGGCGGTCTGAGAGGTGACCACATTGCGGGCGAACGTCCGCACGAGCGGGTTTTGTGCCTCGTTGAGGGCGGTGTTCGCCATGGCCACGCCCCCGACATGATGGGCGCGCATCAGCAGGAGATACTGCCGCGTCGCCTCCGTGATGGGGCGCTCTTCCAGGCCACGCAGCTCACGGGCGCTGGCCAGACCCATCGCTGCGCGGTTCATGCCCTGCATGGGCGGTCGTGCGCCCGCCACCGGGTGGCCCCAGGCACTCAGCCAGCCACTCATCTGTCCGATCTGGGCTTGCTGGGTGAGGGTGATGTCCTGCGCGAGCAACCGCACGTCCGCGTCCGTGGCGCGCTTGAGCAGCGTGACACTCATCTCGACGGCCTGGTCGTGGTGTGCGCGCATGTTCCGGAGGAACCGGACGTCGGCGCTGTCTTCCGTGGGAGGCCTGGGGGTGCTGAGGAGAAAGATGCCTGCCGTGACGGCACTCCCGAGCACTGCCGCCCCGAGGAGGCCCGCGCCTCTCATTGTGTTTCGCGGTACGCCCCACTACAGGACGCGCCCGCCTCAGGCG
It encodes:
- a CDS encoding SCO family protein, coding for MADGSGGVVVTGINRPSRRRWTRGVALAASVVSVGLAGLLLYHQLNPPVSLYGSTYPAGTAALDLRGTGEDGQPLALADLKGKTVAVFFGFLHCPNYCPATLAALERVRQALPEQQREQFVTLLVSVDPRRDTPALMKKYVKYFNASARGLIIPEAQLREAAAGWGVGYEYVDEKDGEYQVNHTTGTYLVDRAGNRRVVWDYLQLTTNPQRVAQDVQGVLE
- a CDS encoding helix-turn-helix transcriptional regulator gives rise to the protein MAAVCAEDTCETRCVHPQAVAAARAALPDETSVARATILLKLMGDAHRLKILSALTQGELCVCDLAAVIRLSESATSHQLRLLRTGRVVTSRKEGRAVYYRLLDQHVTTLIANALDHARE
- a CDS encoding DUF305 domain-containing protein: MRGAGLLGAAVLGSAVTAGIFLLSTPRPPTEDSADVRFLRNMRAHHDQAVEMSVTLLKRATDADVRLLAQDITLTQQAQIGQMSGWLSAWGHPVAGARPPMQGMNRAAMGLASARELRGLEERPITEATRQYLLLMRAHHVGGVAMANTALNEAQNPLVRTFARNVVTSQTAEVRAIDMLLTARNVVPPATPAEPADMGEMNHG
- a CDS encoding S9 family peptidase codes for the protein MLHIRSALLLALLGPMTAAQGTDHPLSIERMRARTYPGSTLTTQQTLSPGVNYTRRVVSYQSDGLRIHALLTVPNGIPPKGGWPAIVFNHGYIPPNLYRTTERYVAYVDAFARAGFVVLKPDYRGHGRSQGRPTGTSYWSPEYTTDVLNAVSSLHTLPSVNRARLGMWGHSMGGHITLRAMVVSPDIKAGVIWAGVVGPYELLFNALPQWGRSDPNDSRAQLLADLGRPERNPAAYQAISPNASLADLRGRPLQLHHATGDTHVPYSLSQALANGLKAAGQPVTFYTYTNDNHDLSRNLKTALERSVAFFKKNL
- a CDS encoding arsenate reductase ArsC, which produces MPRVLILCTHNSARSQMAEALTRDAARRLGIDLDVHSAGTEATRVKPDAITVMNELGLDLSAHTSKTLHDVPDAQNFDYVITVCDSAAEACPIYPSHTLRRHYPFVDPSGGSLDRWRTVRDQLKIQFDAFVQALKEDRDVPPTYEESPAVETK
- a CDS encoding helix-turn-helix transcriptional regulator, encoding MITLTAPSVLDQLKALAQDTRYDLVRHLAQGEHCVCDLEALLNLPQSKVSYHLNILKEAGLVTSEQRGKNMYYALSREPFFRLGGQLLLDLFPELPPLTHQSKSVC